One window of the Babesia bovis T2Bo chromosome 2, whole genome shotgun sequence genome contains the following:
- a CDS encoding Phosphoenolpyruvate carboxylase family protein, with protein sequence MEEGDVLAALQERRKNRQEGDHVDFQQPLVLDMTLLEAILFQVVRKCVPEDVYEKISEIVQHEDSGDIKWARKKLHELDVSYWPHLARTLRIICAIGNTADKAQKKRRRDAYERTNAEDSDFQGTTYTLRGSMEMFKQKGMKPEDIYQHIANMHIDFVLTAHPTETHRLTSLMNHKRLCELLLQFDGQKCTPFEEASLIKDLEMHIATMWHTDQIRRQKPTLFDEIVAVAHRIKSTIFDSVPNLYEYLDAFLEEQNLPPLPLDTKLFTFSSWAGGDRDGNPFVTPDITRQTVCFNKIHACDLYLHMMERLAEELPLKDATDEFKLYTSTLDKELGAILGNMGAMDGIGAYFSDEFTCMMPDAQPDEVYRTLFRYIGTRLTITRYIARKDLANERSNVAEGIRKCVYNSVAEIMEPLKRCYASLCEVGCSMFANSRLKGVIRCLETFGLYLLRLDIRQDSSKHTLAADYLFKKLGLSNKRYSEMLECDKVALLSDIISQKGQFGITEDMLKEAPDGVDDVVGTFKVVGELGTEVINAYVISMCQEASDVLLVATFLEKIAGSQRDGVSHRVKIVPLLETIGSLRSSSDTMKCLFGNPCYRDYLITYHNSTQEVMIGYSDSGKDGGRLAASWELYKAQQMLYQVAEQSAVKIRYFHGRGGSISRGGGPLHHAIMSQPRGTLNNYLRLTVQGETIGYMFALPHDCLRTMEYYLTSCIQFNVNADAIEVKPEWIELWDEMAEISYKAYRKVVRDIPGFPEYFTALTPVKEMKLMNIGSRPAKRTKDGGIDTIRAIPWVFGWTQVQLNMPIWLGLADGLQHAISTGRLELLKDMYRSWPFCSSFLHLVSMVLLKTNANITEEYEKALVPQDYIHIGEMLRTNLMRATNLIKQVTCEREFCDHDIVVRRGFRCNARLLGPCAALQIETLVRYRNNPEDNRYHDALVISMKAIAAIMQHTG encoded by the exons ATGGAGGAAGGTGATGTATTGGCAGCTCTACAAGAGCGGAGGAAAAATAGGCAAGAAGGAGATCATGTTGATTTCCAACAGCCACTAGTCCTAGACATGACTTTACTGGAAGCTATACTCTTCCAAGTTGTACGCAAGTGTGTACCGGAAGATGTGTACGAAAAAATCAGCGAAATAGTGCAACATGAAGATTCGGGAGATATCAAATGGGCTAGGAAGAAGCTACACGAATTGGATGTGTCATATTGGCCACATTTGGCACGAACTTTACGCATAATATGCGCCATAG GCAATACTGCCGACAAGGCACAAAAAAAGAGAAGAAGAGATGCATATGAGAGGACCAATGCGGAAGATAGTGACTTCCAGGGTACAACGTACACGCTCCGTGGCTCAATGGAGATGTTTAAG CAAAAGGGCATGAAACCAGAAGATATCTACCAGCACATCGCAAATATGCATATTGATTTCGTATTGACTGCGCATCCAACGGAAACACATAGACTCACTAGCCTGATGAACCACAAAAGACTCTGCGAGTTGCTATTGCAATTTGACGGGCAAAAGTGTACACCATTCGAGGAAGCTTCC CTTATCAAGGACCTTGAGATGCATATCGCCACCATGTGGCATACGGACCAGATTAGAAGACAGAAGCCTACACTATTCGATGAG ATCGTTGCCGTAGCACACCGCATTAAAAGTACAATTTTCGACAGCGTGCCTAATTTGTATGAATACCTCGATGCATTCCTTGAGGAGCAGAATCTACCACCGTTGCCTTTAGACACCAAACTGTTTACCTTTTCATCATGGGCAGGAGGTGACCGCGATGGCAACCCGTTTGTAACACCAGATATAACAAGGCAAACTGTATGCTTCAATAAGATACACGCCTGTGATTTATATTTGCATATG ATGGAGCGGTTGGCAGAAGAATTACCTCTGAAGGATGCCACTGATGAATTCAAGTTATATACGAGCACTTTAGATAAGGAGCTGGGCGCCATACTCGGAAATATGGGTGCCATGGATGGCATTGGGGCATATTTCTCCGATGAGTTCACCTGCATGATGCCAGATGCACAACCAGATGAAGTGTACCGGACACTGTTTAGGTACATTGGAACCCGGTTAACG ATTACAAGGTACATAGCCAGGAAGGACCTGGCTAATGAACGGAGCAATGTTGCCGAGGGAATACGTAAATGCGTTTACAACTCAGTGGCAGAGATCATGGAACCCTTGAAGAGGTGCTACGCATCGCTTTGTGAAGTAGGATGCAGCATGTTTGCAAATTCTAGGCTCAAAGGGGTAATTAGGTGTTTGGAAACATTTGGATTGTACCTGCTCAGGCTAGATATACGCCAAGATAGCTCTAAACACACATTAGCAGCCGATTACCTTTTCAAAAAGCTGGGTTTATCCAACAAACGCTATTCGGAAATGCTTGAATGCGATAAGGTGGCACTGCTTTCAGATATAATATCCCAAAAAGGTCAATTTGGAATAACTGAAGATATGTTAAAAGAAGCGCCGGATGGAGTTGATGACGTTGTAGGCACCTTTAAGGTGGTTGGAGAGCTAGGCACTGAAGTAATAAATGCATACGTAATTTCCATGTGTCAAGAAGCTTCGGACGTGCTACTGGTTGCAACCTTTTTAGAAAAAATAGCAGGGAGCCAACGTGATGGCGTATCACACCGAGTTAAAATAGTGCCGTTACTGGAGACTATAGGGTCACTCCGGTCATCAAGCGACACTATGAAGTGCCTCTTCGGCAACCCTTGCTACCGAGATTACCTAATAACTTACCACAACAGCACACAGGAAGTGATGATTGGATACTCAGACTCCGGGAAGGACGGAGGACGTCTGGCGGCATCGTGGGAGCTATACAAG gCACAACAAATGCTGTACCAGGTGGCGGAGCAGAGCGCTGTGAAAATACGTTACTTCCATGGCAGAGGAGGTTCAATTTCACGCGGCGGTGGGCCCCTACACCATGCAATAATGTCACAACCCAGGGGGACACTTAACAATTACCTTAGGCTAACGGTCCAAGGCGAGACCATTGGCTACATGTTTGCACTGCCACATGATTGCTTAAGAACTATGGAGTATTACCTAACGTCATGTATCCAATTTAACGTAAATGCAGATGCAATCGAAGTTAAACCAGAGTGGATAGAGCTTTGGGATGAGATGGCGGAGATCTCGTACAAAGCATATAGGAAAGTAGTTCGCGATATACCAGGCTTTCCTGAGTACTTCACAGCACTTACACCAGTGAAGGAAATGAAATTAATGAATATAGGCTCGAGACCAGCTAAACGTACGAAGGACGGTGGTATAGACACTATACGAGCAATTCCGTGGGTATTCGGTTGGACACAGGTACAGCTAAATATGCCAATATGGCTAGGATTAGCTGATGGACTACAACACGCCATTAGCACGGGACGACTTGAGCTACTTAAGGACATGTACAGAAGTTGGCCGTTCTGTAGCAGTTTCCTGCACCTAGTTAGCATGGTACTACTAAAGACGAACGCCAACATCACCGAGGAGTATGAAAAggcactggtaccacaggACTATATACACATAGGTGAGATGCTTAGGACAAATTTAATGCGTGCAACTAATCTCATAAAGCAAGTCACATGCGAACGAGAATTCTGTGATCATGACATTGTGGTCAGGAGAGGATTTAGGTGCAATGCGCGCCTGCTAGGACCGTGCGCTGCACTGCAGATAGAGACACTAGTAAGATATCGCAACAACCCAGAGGACAATCGCTACCATGATGCCCTGGTGATTAGCATGAAAGCCATTGCCGCCATAATGCAGCACACAGGCTaa
- a CDS encoding Restriction endonuclease-like superfamily protein has product MLFVREYIAPRLNRLCRARRFASDASATCHDSNQQCSTNGYSDVPGNIKPGNNDHKASKSAHNTAIGHEAEVAELHNICNSGLSAEKSLSIDEIRRVSSNFQKLRRKGVVDADLCEKYSSLLLNYAEGSESKPRITPNECFELFMSQFETNSPRHISLLASRLLDCIKADGTNASIALAIRALVRLQQAKISFPEMLEYVANNVEAMSPVQLADFTWICYSGGLRSKHHLDIAYKACLHRLHEFDFADLLRVMRSLSYFSYEYREAFKASWELCRDKLQCLRNDDLLMLLNICKTLHKEQHSLSMRDTILEHIMNDMMNYPTKFGLQCLGHLTRGVRTKVAGKFILDVLSDTSECRKEFEQMPVSALVSIMQCIEFWRIRMGQLTIILDIMADRISELAYSRNLGLWADVYNVIYSTGWFNIKFMRAGVDHILSETQILHRVSSHQVIRVLQAFYKLRYYHRESYERMLQIFLDDFDAIKVKLNVVCEALLAAADANIEMPALYERCIEHLSQKLQGLQLVNDDLLQEMECSYLWPRNVITSAWALAVMGYNGDPRFKVFLELLKTQAIFEQPQQTSIVLMALEVAESTLVSGHHLELSETILDIYGNRLREMERAEPELNLQDVDPNDSMRDHVDERMTFAQCQEAHFHKGRMRATKHISDILYHLGRRDVLVRVAPHYNSPYLIDVCLSNESKKGLVLFSGRELMRNHEDGKWSVVDTGSTRLKRYILAKTGWKVYEISCGHWAMLQTPLERKEYIRTALAALDIEL; this is encoded by the exons ATGTTGTTTGTTCGTGAATACATTGCTCCGCGATTAAATCGTTTATGCCGCGCGCGGAGGTTTGCCTCGGATGCCAGC GCCACATGCCACGATTCCAACCAACAGTGCTCAACAAATGGATATTCTGATGTTCCAGGCAATATAAAACCGGGAAATAATGATCACAAGGCCTCGAAAAGCGCACATAATACAGCCATTGGGCATGAGGCAGAAGTTGCAGAGCTACATAATATCTGCAATTCAGGGTTATCAGCTGAAAAATCGCTATCCATAGATGAAATAAGACGTGTTTCATCGAATTTCCAAAAACTTAGGCGCAAGGGCGTCGTGGATGCAGACCTTTGTGAGAAGTACTCGTCACTACTGCTAAACTATGCCGAAGGCTCGGAATCCAAGCCTAGGATCACGCCAAATGAATGCTTCGAGCTGTTTATGAGCCAATTTGAAACCAACTCGCCCCGGCACATATCGCTCCTGGCATCACGACTATTGGA TTGCATCAAGGCAGACGGTACCAATGCATCTATCGCACTTGCAATAAGGGCGCTCGTGCGCCTTCAGCAGGCTAAAATATCATTTCCTGAAATGTTGGAGTACGTGGCCAATAACGTTGAAGCCATGTCACCGGTGCAACTGGCAGATTTTACGTGGATATGTTACTCCGGGGGTCTGAGATCTAAGCATCACCTGGATATCGCATACAAAGCGTGTCTGCATAGATTGCACGAATTTGATTTTGCAGATCTGCTCCGTGTTATGAGGAGCCTCAGCTACTTCTCATACGAGTACCGCGAGGCATTCAAGGCTAGCTGGGAACTGTGCCGCGACAAACTGCAGTGCCTGCGCAATGATGATCTGCTGATGCTGCTGAATATCTGCAAAACACTCCATAAGGAACAGCATTCCCTAAGTATGCGCGATACCATACTCGAGCACATTATGAACGACATGATGAATTATCCAACTAAATTCGGGTTACAATGCCTCGGGCACCTTACGCGAGGCGTTAGGACTAAAGTAGCTGGTAAATTCATTTTGGACGTCCTGAGTGACACCTCGGAGTGTAGGAAGGAATTTGAACAGATGCCAGTGTCAGCCCTGGTATCAATCATGCAGTGTATTGAATTTTGGCGCATACGCATGGGACAGTTGACTATTATACTGGATATAATGGCCGATCGTATCAGCGAACTGGCATACTCCAGGAACCTAGGGCTCTGGGCAGATGTTTACAACGTCATCTACAGCACGGGCTGGTTCAACATCAAGTTCATGCGTGCCGGCGTGGACCATATCTTATCT GAAACACAAATACTGCATCGGGTGTCAAGCCACCAGGTAATAAGAGTTCTCCAGGCCTTCTATAAGCTGAGGTACTACCACAGGGAGTCATACGAGCGCATGCTGCAAATATTCCTTGACGACTTTGATGCCATTAAGGTCAAGCTGAACGTTGTATGCGAGGCGCTGCTAGCAGCAGCCGATGCTAACATTGAAATGCCAGCGCTATACGAACGATGCATAGAGCATCTGTCACAGAAGCTCCAAGGCCTTCAACTGGTAAACGACGACCTACTGCAAGAGATGGAATGCAG CTACCTATGGCCACGGAACGTGATCACCAGCGCATGGGCACTGGCCGTCATGGGATACAACGGTGACCCAAGGTTCAAAGTGTTCCTCGAACTCTTGAAAACTCAGGC GATATTCGAGCAACCGCAACAAACTTCCATAGTGCTAATGGCACTGGAAGTGGCAGAATCAACACTAGTTTCCGGACATCATCTCGAACTATCGGAAACGATACTAGATATATACGGGAACCGATTGAGAGAGATGGAAAGGGCTGAACCCGAATTGAACTTGCAAGATGTAGATCCCAACGATAGCATGAGGGACCACGTGGACGAACGGATGACGTTCGCACAATGCCAGGAAGCCCACTTCCACAAGGGAAGGATGAGGGCCACCAAGCATATCTCAG ATATACTGTACCACCTAGGAAGGCGGGATGTACTGGTAAGAGTGGCGCCGCACTATAACTCACCCTATCTCATTGATGTATGCCTGTCTAACGAAAGTAAAAAGGGACTGGTGCTATTCAGCGGTCGTGAATTAATGCGCAACCACGAAGATGGTAAATGGAGCGTTGTGGACACAGGCTCAACACGACTTAAACGGTATATCCTAGCCAAAACAGGTTGGAAA GTCTACGAAATAAGCTGTGGACACTGGGCAATGCTGCAAACACCATTGGAACGCAAGGAATATATCCGAACTGCCTTGGCAGCACTGGATATAGAgttataa
- a CDS encoding Ubiquinol-cytochrome C reductase hinge family protein, giving the protein MAYPYRPKFFFKYPEYIPPTDEQDAQIDPREKLKPACEEKCKNFTKLYNECAERVKHRNEVYRKAAAEGRGLEVQGPGQCLGQHYDLVSCVDNCVAKDLFRYLV; this is encoded by the exons ATGGCATATCCTTATCGCCCGAAGTTCTTTTTTAAATACCCGGAGTATATCCCTCCGACTGACGAGCAGGACGCGCAAATCGACCCGCGTGAAAAGCTCAAGCCAGCCTGCGAGGAGAAGTGCAAGAACTTCACCAAGCTATACAAT GAATGTGCTGAACGCGTGAAACACAGAAATGAGGTGTACCGCAAGGCTGCTGCAGAGGGACGCGGACTAGAAGTCCAGGGACCAGGACAATGCCTGGGACAACACTATGATCTAGTGAGCTGCGTGGACAACTGC GTGGCAAAGGATCTATTCAGATACCTAGTGTAA
- a CDS encoding pre-mRNA processing factor 3 (PRP3) family protein, which produces MGVAGTDRKQSRWRAAEDGDSSTKSQSSVGNGGVKGLSPAEIARNIKNAKEALAAAKKEEQVRRQIKEKLSKIDLSKKLLPTTIKLGLKPLMVDDMGRVLDESGNVMQHRPILHSNLKINQNFEREKLQKEAATTAPERPKVDKVDKIAKRAEESQYVDSTLMVSKRRRRSSLNFVEPGSYIKQERQLQRQLEDNALGINRRKIQLQRKMLIEQQERRLAARQKLESTGENAALPVDGDRVEETNPNLIPLKAGMLEKKDSWDDDEPWMEWWDRGVIILKTGEDPFKSGNVKKHQTLDIDPDLCMINEKKFNNYIEHPCKIDGKRKKGKDTPSIMLTKEERKKLRRRKREEKLKAIQDKIRIGLIPPPAPKLKLSNLLRVLKDQSVADPSLVEKQVRDQMEERLMNHERRNEERKLTPEQRSKKHAKKWQVGKNEEIEAALFTLRSLTNPKLLFKVDVNAQQFHLTGCCIVARHAQSIVVIEGSKLSVKRYIKLLMRRIKWEEAETTTDEDVLLYDSSGGFCKQIWTGSVKKRNFSTWSVAFADCDEEITEILKPSKALHYFEMVQKYRDPLKDI; this is translated from the exons ATGGGAGTCGCTGGTACAGATCGTAAGCAGTCGCGATGGCGCGCG GCGGAGGATGGTGATTCTTCTACAAAATCGCAGAGTAGCGTCG GTAATGGAGGCGTTAAGGGTTTGTCGCCGGCTGAGA TCGCACGCAACATCAAGAATGCCAAAGAAGCTCTTGCGGCTGCTAAGAAGGAGGAGCAGGTGCGTAGACAGATAAAGGAGAAGCTCAGCAAGATTGACTTATCTAAGAAGCTTCTTCCGACGACGATTAAGCTTGGTCTGAAGCCTCTTATGGTTGACGATATGGGACGCGTGTTGGACGAATCTGGGAATGTGATGCAGCACCGTCCCATACTTCATTCTAATTTAAAGATTAACCAGAACTTTGAGCGTGAGAAGTTGCAGAAGGAGGCTGCCACCACTGCTCCTGAGCGCCCTAAGGTTGACAAGGTTGATAAGATTGCCAAGCGGGCTGAGGAGAGTCAGTATGTAGATTCAACTTTGATGGTATCTAAGCGCCGTAGGCGCAGCAGTTTGAATTTTGTTGAGCCTGGCTCTTACATTAAACAGGAGCGCCAGTTGCAACGTCAGCTTGAGGACAATGCCCTTGGTATAAATCGTCGTAAGATTCAATTACAGCGCAAGATGTTGATAGAGCAGCAGGAGCGCCGTCTGGCTGCTCGCCAGAAGTTGGAATCGACGGGTGAGAATGCTGCATTACCTGTGGATGGTGACCGGGTGGAGGAGACGAATCCCAATTTGATACCTTTAAAGGCTGGTATGTTAGAGAAAAAGGATTCCTGG GACGATGACGAGCCGTGGATGGAATGGTGGGACCGCGGTGTTATTATTTTGAAGACGGGTGAGGACCCCTTTAAGTCTGGCAACGTGAAGAAACACCAGACGTTGGATATTGACCCAGATTTATGTATGATTAACGAGAAGAAGTTTAATAACTACATTGAGCATCCTTGCAAGATAGATGGTAAGCGTAAGAAGGGAAAGGACACTCCTTCGATCATGTTGACAAAGGAGGAACGGAAGAAGTTGCGTCGTCGCAAGCGTGAGGAGAAGCTTAAGGCCATTCAGGATAAGATTCGTATTGGTTTGATTCCACCTCCAGCTCCTAAGTTGAAACTATCTAATTTACTTCGTGTACTTAAGGACCAATCTGTAGCTGATCCATCTCTTGTGGAGAAGCAGGTGCGTGATCAGATGGAGGAGCGTTTGATGAACCACGAGAGGCGCAATGAGGAGCGCAAGTTAACCCCTGAGCAACGTTCCAAAAAGCACGCCAAGAAATGGCAGGTTGGTAAGAATGAGGAGATTGAGGCTGCCTTATTCACATTGCGGTCTCTTACGAACCCTAAGTTGTTATTCAAGGTTGATGTGAATGCTCAGCAATTTCACTTGACCGGTTGCTGCATTGTTGCTAGGCATGCTCAATCGATCGTCGTGATTGAGGGCAGCAAGTTATCGGTGAAGCGCTACATAAAGCTACTAATGCGTCGCATAAAGTGGGAGGAGGCGGAGACAACTACTGATGAGGACGTGCTACTCTATGACTCTTCCGGCGGGTTTTGCAAGCAGATTTGGACTGGCAGCGTGAAGAAGCGCAACTTTTCAACATGGAGCGTGGCGTTTGCTGATTGTGATGAGGAGATAACTGAGATTTTGAAACCTTCCAAGGCGCTACACTACTTTGAGATGGTACAGAAATACAGGGACCCTCTAAAAGACATTTAG